A genomic stretch from Pseudomonas sp. MUP55 includes:
- the purN gene encoding phosphoribosylglycinamide formyltransferase, producing the protein MRILSADFVRHYEGRLLNIHPSLLPKYKGMHTHQRALDAGDSEHGCSVHFVTEELDGGPLVVQAVVPVESQDSAQTLAQRVHTQEHRIYPLAVRWFAEGRLILGEQGALLDGQLLAASGHLIRT; encoded by the coding sequence ATGCGCATCCTCAGCGCTGACTTCGTGCGGCATTACGAAGGACGCCTGCTCAATATCCACCCGTCCCTGCTGCCCAAGTACAAAGGCATGCACACCCACCAACGCGCCCTCGACGCCGGCGACAGCGAGCATGGCTGCAGCGTGCATTTTGTCACCGAGGAACTCGATGGCGGGCCTCTGGTCGTACAGGCAGTGGTTCCGGTAGAGTCACAAGACTCGGCGCAGACGCTTGCGCAACGGGTTCATACCCAGGAACACAGGATTTATCCGCTGGCTGTTCGCTGGTTTGCCGAGGGTCGGTTGATTCTTGGCGAACAGGGTGCATTATTGGACGGTCAGTTACTCGCGGCCAGCGGCCACTTGATTCGAACCTAG
- the purM gene encoding phosphoribosylformylglycinamidine cyclo-ligase, with amino-acid sequence MSKQPSLSYKDAGVDIDAGEALVERIKSVAKRTARPEVMGGLGGFGALCEIPAGYKQPVLVSGTDGVGTKLRLALNLNKHDSIGIDLVAMCVNDLVVCGAEPLFFLDYYATGKLNVETATQVVTGIGAGCELSGCSLVGGETAEMPGMYEGEDYDLAGFCVGVVEKAEIIDGSKVAAGDALLALPSSGPHSNGYSLIRKIIEVSGADIENIQLDGKPLTDLLMAPTRIYVKPLLKLIKDTGAVKAMAHITGGGLLDNIPRVLPKGAQAIVDVASWQRPAVFDWLQEKGNVNETEMHRVLNCGVGMVICVAQEHVETALNVLREAGEQPWVIGQIATAVEGAAQVELKNLKAH; translated from the coding sequence ATGAGCAAGCAACCCTCCCTGAGCTACAAGGACGCCGGTGTAGACATCGACGCCGGTGAAGCATTGGTCGAACGCATCAAGAGCGTCGCCAAGCGCACTGCGCGCCCTGAAGTCATGGGCGGCCTGGGCGGTTTTGGCGCCCTCTGCGAAATCCCGGCCGGCTACAAGCAGCCTGTACTGGTTTCCGGCACCGACGGCGTGGGCACCAAGCTGCGCCTGGCCTTGAACCTGAACAAGCACGACAGCATCGGCATCGACCTGGTGGCCATGTGCGTCAACGACCTGGTGGTCTGCGGCGCCGAGCCGTTGTTCTTCCTCGACTACTACGCCACCGGCAAGCTCAATGTCGAGACCGCGACTCAAGTAGTTACCGGCATCGGCGCCGGCTGCGAACTGTCGGGTTGCTCCCTGGTCGGCGGCGAAACCGCTGAAATGCCAGGCATGTACGAAGGCGAAGACTACGACCTGGCCGGCTTCTGCGTGGGTGTGGTCGAAAAGGCCGAGATCATCGACGGCTCCAAGGTGGCGGCCGGCGACGCCCTGCTCGCCCTGCCGTCCTCCGGCCCGCACTCCAACGGTTACTCGCTGATCCGCAAGATCATCGAAGTGTCCGGCGCCGACATCGAGAACATCCAGCTCGACGGCAAGCCCCTGACCGACCTGCTGATGGCCCCGACGCGCATCTACGTCAAGCCACTGCTCAAGCTGATCAAGGACACCGGCGCGGTCAAAGCCATGGCCCACATCACCGGCGGCGGCCTGCTGGACAACATCCCGCGCGTTCTGCCAAAAGGCGCCCAGGCGATTGTCGACGTGGCCAGCTGGCAGCGCCCGGCGGTCTTCGACTGGCTGCAGGAAAAAGGCAACGTCAACGAAACCGAGATGCACCGCGTACTGAACTGCGGCGTGGGCATGGTCATCTGCGTGGCGCAGGAACACGTTGAAACCGCGCTGAATGTATTGCGTGAAGCCGGCGAGCAGCCTTGGGTGATCGGCCAGATCGCCACCGCTGTCGAAGGCGCGGCCCAGGTTGAACTGAAGAACCTTAAGGCGCATTGA
- a CDS encoding DUF3108 domain-containing protein has translation MRRALLFAFALFALPAVQAADLHPFSVSYTADWKQLPMSGSAERSLTKNGDGTWTLNFKASMMIASLTETSVILFDKDTLQPKSYSFERGGLGKAKKINLDFDQATKKITGFENKDPVNVTLESGMLDKSTYQLALQRDVAAGKKSMSYRVAEGTDVDTYDFRVIGPEKVQTKVGSIDAIKVERVRDPSQSKRITQMWFAKDQGGILVALRQVETDGKEYNIMLQDGTVDGQAVKGS, from the coding sequence ATGCGTCGCGCCCTGCTTTTCGCTTTTGCGCTGTTCGCTCTGCCTGCCGTGCAAGCGGCAGACCTTCACCCCTTCTCCGTCAGCTACACCGCCGACTGGAAGCAGCTTCCCATGAGTGGTTCGGCTGAACGCAGCCTGACCAAAAACGGCGATGGCACCTGGACCTTGAACTTCAAGGCCTCAATGATGATTGCCAGCCTGACCGAAACCAGCGTGATCCTGTTTGACAAGGACACCCTGCAGCCCAAGAGCTACAGCTTCGAACGCGGCGGCCTGGGCAAGGCGAAGAAGATCAACCTGGACTTCGACCAGGCGACCAAGAAAATCACCGGCTTTGAAAACAAGGACCCGGTTAACGTCACCCTCGAAAGCGGCATGCTCGACAAGTCCACGTACCAACTCGCCCTTCAGCGTGACGTGGCTGCCGGCAAGAAAAGCATGAGCTACCGCGTGGCCGAGGGTACTGATGTTGATACCTATGACTTCCGCGTGATTGGCCCGGAAAAGGTCCAGACCAAGGTAGGCTCCATCGACGCGATCAAGGTTGAGCGCGTGCGTGATCCTTCGCAGAGCAAGCGCATCACCCAAATGTGGTTTGCCAAGGATCAGGGCGGCATTCTGGTCGCCTTGCGCCAGGTTGAGACCGATGGCAAGGAATACAACATCATGCTGCAGGATGGCACCGTTGACGGTCAGGCTGTCAAAGGTAGCTGA
- a CDS encoding IucA/IucC family protein, translating into MHGYITTPEQSLLGRWGEALATRQFQARHLTMDSLVATLAPACERSFQRLIQALFREGLLDPDTLSHDEHDHCWLVLPDQSRLRFEHLQPGRMASWDLRGKVSLLRAGQPEQHIQFPSQLLTLLNTSLQSPADPEVLNRLNAEIDDSFINDTLCLAFHQQWTLNLHASMGAEHQGNLLSYLKDDAEVCNPTSVLEQWGTLGHPWHPNYKTKLGLGTDQVIDFSPEFEARFPVLLCALHRQYAHVESLAGTADYWQWWQSHFPQAARQLTAQLTAQGLEAGDYLPLPAHPWQARQELPQLFANEIGDRLLVLTDIVAFTAHPTMSFRTVLPEGRSDAPMVKLPVSLRLTSVQRTVSPRSARMGPRISHLLLAILEREPAIKNILSIVPERIGVHFKPQPANDEHSRHLAVLYRDNPQSQLQPGEMAVPVGSLFATDQHGQPLLRQWVRLSKSKDDADAMLAFFHDYAAITVPALLGMYLRYGIAFEAHQQNSFMVMAADGQLSRLLLRDFGDIRIDRKTLHAHGLDIELHDPKMTLYDDAGFVRDKLLHTVFMCHLGELVLLASRHFDLPQARLWKALSTQVSQCFDDLRGQVEPQRWQTERQALLELDWPAKSFMRMRLLESHADIVGRLPNPLSAIANAE; encoded by the coding sequence ATGCACGGATACATCACCACACCGGAACAATCGCTGCTTGGCCGCTGGGGTGAAGCTCTCGCCACCCGTCAATTCCAGGCCAGGCACCTCACCATGGATTCGCTGGTGGCGACCTTGGCGCCCGCTTGCGAACGCAGTTTTCAACGCCTGATCCAAGCGCTGTTTCGTGAAGGCCTGCTCGACCCCGACACACTCAGCCATGATGAACACGATCACTGCTGGCTGGTGCTACCCGACCAGAGCCGCCTGCGCTTCGAACACTTGCAGCCCGGCCGTATGGCCAGCTGGGATTTGCGAGGCAAGGTCAGCCTGCTGCGGGCCGGGCAGCCCGAACAGCACATCCAGTTTCCGTCACAGTTGCTGACCCTGCTCAACACGAGCCTGCAATCGCCTGCCGACCCTGAAGTCTTGAACCGTCTCAACGCAGAGATCGACGACAGCTTCATCAACGATACGCTGTGCCTCGCCTTTCACCAGCAATGGACGCTCAACCTGCACGCATCAATGGGCGCTGAGCATCAGGGCAACCTGCTCAGCTACCTCAAGGACGACGCCGAGGTTTGCAACCCGACATCGGTGCTTGAGCAATGGGGTACGCTCGGTCACCCCTGGCACCCCAACTACAAGACGAAGCTGGGTTTGGGGACAGACCAGGTAATTGATTTCTCGCCAGAGTTCGAGGCGCGTTTCCCTGTGTTGCTGTGTGCGTTGCACCGCCAGTACGCCCATGTCGAAAGCCTGGCCGGAACTGCGGATTACTGGCAGTGGTGGCAAAGCCACTTCCCGCAGGCCGCCCGCCAATTGACCGCACAACTGACCGCTCAGGGCCTGGAGGCCGGCGATTATCTGCCGCTGCCTGCCCACCCCTGGCAAGCTCGCCAGGAATTACCGCAGCTGTTCGCCAATGAAATCGGTGACCGCTTGCTGGTGCTGACCGACATCGTTGCATTCACTGCCCACCCCACCATGTCGTTCCGCACCGTTCTGCCTGAAGGCCGCAGCGATGCGCCGATGGTCAAGCTGCCGGTGTCGCTGCGACTGACCAGCGTACAGCGCACCGTTTCGCCACGCTCGGCGCGCATGGGCCCGCGGATCAGCCACCTGCTGCTGGCAATCCTGGAACGCGAGCCTGCGATTAAGAACATCCTCAGCATCGTCCCCGAGCGCATCGGTGTGCATTTCAAGCCACAGCCGGCCAACGACGAACACTCTCGTCACCTGGCGGTGCTGTACCGCGACAATCCGCAGAGCCAGCTGCAGCCGGGAGAAATGGCGGTGCCGGTGGGCAGCCTGTTTGCCACCGACCAGCACGGCCAGCCGCTGCTCAGGCAATGGGTGCGGCTGAGCAAAAGCAAGGATGACGCCGATGCCATGCTCGCCTTCTTCCACGACTACGCGGCAATCACCGTGCCGGCACTGCTGGGCATGTACTTGCGCTACGGCATTGCCTTCGAGGCCCATCAGCAGAACTCCTTCATGGTCATGGCTGCTGACGGCCAATTGAGCCGCCTGTTGCTGCGCGATTTCGGCGATATCCGCATCGACCGCAAAACCTTGCACGCCCACGGCCTGGACATTGAACTGCACGACCCGAAGATGACGCTCTACGACGACGCCGGTTTCGTGCGCGACAAGCTGCTGCACACGGTGTTCATGTGTCACCTGGGCGAATTGGTACTGCTCGCCTCGCGCCACTTCGACCTGCCCCAAGCGCGGCTCTGGAAGGCGCTGTCGACACAGGTCAGCCAGTGCTTTGACGACTTGCGCGGTCAGGTCGAGCCGCAACGCTGGCAAACCGAACGCCAGGCACTGCTGGAGCTGGACTGGCCAGCGAAGTCGTTCATGCGCATGCGCCTGCTGGAAAGCCACGCCGACATCGTCGGACGCCTGCCCAACCCGTTGAGCGCCATCGCCAATGCCGAATAA
- a CDS encoding MFS transporter — protein MPNNGTALRLLVVIQLVSMGAMEMSGPFWPLQIQKLLGVANAQYTGLLSSLVYAGPMMAAMILTPLWGRLGDRTGHKPMIIRALLALAVCQALAALTLDPWVLVAIRVAQGALAGFIAAAQAYALACCGDGGRGHILARLQSATAVGSLAGPVLGGWLMDISGFVLLCYSATAVCVLCAIISLFLPNDSPRSRPARTSKPAALPKGWLGAMLGIIVLIQAAKMMPQPFYALYVADVLHAPAWLIGASYAASALTLALSAPLWGRLFDRHQPAHTLRIIEWVTWACALTLAFTALASEWLGFIASRLLWGVWQGALLPVAYTLIANTVAPSQQGFALGMGNSAAKAGALGGALIGGIGMGLVGLGHSFWLVALTYALAAVGIRAIRSLTRMPETSVLSVNTSNN, from the coding sequence ATGCCGAATAACGGCACGGCGCTGCGGCTGCTGGTGGTGATTCAGTTGGTGTCGATGGGGGCCATGGAGATGAGCGGCCCCTTCTGGCCGCTGCAGATCCAGAAGCTGCTCGGTGTTGCCAATGCCCAGTACACCGGCCTGTTGTCTTCGCTGGTGTACGCCGGGCCTATGATGGCGGCGATGATCCTGACGCCCCTGTGGGGCCGACTGGGCGACCGAACCGGGCACAAGCCGATGATCATCCGTGCGTTGCTGGCGCTGGCGGTGTGCCAGGCGCTGGCGGCGCTTACCCTCGACCCTTGGGTGCTGGTGGCCATTCGCGTGGCGCAAGGGGCCCTGGCCGGTTTCATCGCGGCAGCACAAGCCTATGCGCTGGCCTGCTGCGGCGACGGTGGACGCGGGCATATTCTGGCCCGCCTGCAATCAGCCACCGCCGTCGGTTCCCTCGCCGGGCCGGTGCTGGGCGGCTGGCTGATGGATATATCCGGTTTCGTATTGCTGTGCTACAGCGCCACCGCCGTCTGCGTGTTGTGCGCAATAATCAGTCTGTTTTTACCCAACGACTCACCCCGATCGAGACCTGCCCGCACCTCCAAGCCCGCCGCACTGCCCAAAGGCTGGCTTGGCGCGATGCTGGGAATCATCGTATTGATTCAAGCAGCCAAGATGATGCCGCAACCGTTCTACGCGTTATATGTTGCCGATGTCCTGCACGCACCCGCGTGGCTGATCGGCGCCAGCTATGCCGCCAGCGCATTGACCCTGGCGCTGTCCGCGCCGTTATGGGGCCGCCTGTTCGATCGACATCAACCCGCACACACGCTGCGCATTATCGAGTGGGTCACCTGGGCCTGCGCCTTGACGCTGGCCTTCACCGCACTGGCCAGTGAATGGCTGGGATTCATCGCCAGTCGACTGCTATGGGGCGTGTGGCAAGGCGCCTTGTTGCCCGTTGCCTACACGCTGATCGCCAACACCGTAGCGCCGAGCCAGCAGGGTTTCGCCCTGGGCATGGGCAACAGCGCCGCCAAAGCAGGTGCCTTGGGCGGCGCGCTGATCGGGGGCATCGGCATGGGCTTGGTGGGCCTGGGGCACAGCTTCTGGCTGGTGGCACTCACCTATGCACTGGCCGCCGTCGGCATCCGCGCCATCCGCTCGTTGACGCGCATGCCTGAAACATCGGTTCTTTCTGTCAATACTTCTAATAACTGA